A region of Necator americanus strain Aroian chromosome I, whole genome shotgun sequence DNA encodes the following proteins:
- a CDS encoding hypothetical protein (NECATOR_CHRI.G598.T1) has protein sequence MSSTTIVAGVAGITTVATVCSIITVLYLVNDINNFYDDAIEELAAFKDLANSAWHEMRPSYHQMRERRYAILGIPRERRQYPPHCNCGAFPAACPIGPPGPPGFPGLPGEPGVPGIPGIRGNDGITISHGGGAGGCIKCSPGPPGPPGTDGPMGPPGPPGMPGAASRAGPRGPPGPPGLPGDAGAPGAPGQPGAPGNPGAPGVRGIGLPGLAGPPGPPGPPGPPGMDARPPPAPLPGPPGPMGAPGMPGRPGPDGFPGGPGMPGMPGTDGQYCPCPPRTGGGYGRPHSFRHSNQVSAARNRIVRRPQPSRIISGETARRY, from the exons ATGAGCTCAACGACGATAGTTGCTGGTGTGGCCGGCATTACTACCGTCGCTACAGTATGTTCCATAATAACCGTTCTCTACCTTGTCAACGATATCAACAACTTCTATGATGATGCGATCGAAGAACTTGCTGCATTCAAG GATCTCGCCAATTCTGCATGGCATGAAATGAGACCTTCCTACCATCAAATGAGAGAGAGGAGATATGCGATCTTAGGAATACCGCGCGAACGACGTCAATATCCACCACATTGCAATTGTGGGGCATTCCCCGCAGCCTGCCCTATTGGCCCTCCGGGTCCACCTGGTTTTCCAGGACTCCCCGGAGAACCCGGAGTACCCGGAATACCTGGCATTCGTGGTAATGACGGTATTACGATCAGTCATGGAGGTGGAGCTGGTGGTTGTATAAAGTGCTCACCCGGACCTCCTGGTCCTCCTGGAACGGATGGACCTATGGGACCCCCCGGACCACCTGGCATGCCGGGTGCAGCTTCACGAGCAGGTCCTCGAGGTCCACCAGGTCCACCAGGACTCCCCGGAGATGCTGGAGCACCTGGAGCACCTGGACAACCTGGAGCACCAGGAAATCCTGGTGCACCCGGAGTGCGTGGTATCGGCTTGCCAGGACTGGCCGGACCTCCTGGACCTCCTGGACCTCCTGGACCTCCCGGAATGGATGCTAGACCTCCACCAGCTCCATTACCAGGACCTCCTGGACCGATGGGAGCGCCTGGAATGCCTGGAAGACCTGGACCGGACGGATTTCCTGGGGGTCCTGGGATGCCTGGTATGCCTGGAACAGATGGTCAGTACTGTCCATGTCCGCCGAGGACAGGAGGAGGGTATGGTCGACCACATTCGTTCCGCCACAGCAATCAGGTTTCTGCGGCAAGGAATAGAATTGTTAGGCGTCCACAACCCAGCAGGATCATCAGCGGTGAGACAGCGAGGAGATATTGA